A genome region from Solanum pennellii chromosome 12, SPENNV200 includes the following:
- the LOC114075268 gene encoding uncharacterized protein LOC114075268 — MTNEGDGSDASTTPNVRTDGGKKNKKGKNKQKVNELNLPNPPPGDLPPGDLPPNDPPPSDGQKSFQPNIVDGSDDGDDTVDVTVGHEWIASVEMARQAVEILRQRLNGLDRNFKYLEEHALEEVEDIRKELEVRKRTELAMKETITSLEFRFLDALGTIETLKNKVETLEEEREVGASTALGQERETRVEVPKPPIFKGVRDALEVGNFLWHLENYFKCNQVRSDANKINTAVLYLSDVAMLWWKCKDAEIKRGTRTINTWEQFLEEFKKAFFPNNAVYEMKRKLRELKQTGSIRAYVKEFTILTLQIPQLTEDDMPFTFMDGLQNWARTELERRQVKTIDEAITQAETLTDFKHDSLDKAKGKEARGSQAKGGGDRGRGREQSAQPKQHDTPQPDGRRFERQKDSEKRTQSSKGDGCYICGGPHGYARCPEMKSLGAIVRERKEKEAQDKAKPADTTQLGMVGICGAIAKQADKPGDFSTQYVDISVNGQQVRAMVDFGAEANIMTKAASEKLGLKIVPSNNRLKTVNAPPTPVRGVAHGVSITLGRWRGKTNFTVAPLDISDVILGQEFFQRCHTMIDPYLQQLMVIEGEGSCMVPLVKVPKKDGYAQLPAMQIVKGLKEGAPTFLATIASSGEDHGAMEPLPPIIETVLEENSDVMPEELPKTLPPRREVDHMIELEAGAKPPALAPYRMAPPELEELRKQLKELLEAGHIRPSKAPYGAPVLFQKKKDGSMRLCINYRALNKITIRNKYPIPMIADLFDRLGEAKYFTKMDLRKGYYQVRIAEGDEPKTACVTRYGAFEWLVMPFGLTNAPAVFCTLMNEILHPYLDQFVVVYLDDIVVYSSTLQEHVEHLKKVFKVLRENQLYVKREKCEFAQPKIHFLGHVISQGELRMDEAKVKAIQDWEAPTKVTELRSFLGFANYYRRFISGYSAIAAPLTELLKKNRPWEWSEECQGAFEGLKAAVIEEPVLMLPDFTKTFEIHTDASDFAIGGVLMQEKHPIAFESRKLNEAERRYSVQEKEMTAIVHCLRTWRHYLLGSKFVVKTDNVATSYFQSQKKITPKQARWQDFLAEFDYNLEYKPGRGNVVADALSRKFDLAAISSARSEFQGAIKDGMQRDPEAKKILQLAAQGKTKRFWVEDGFLLTTGRRVYVPKF, encoded by the coding sequence ATGACGAACGAAGGAGACGGTAGCGACGCTAGCACCACCCCCAACGTCCGCACTGATGGAggaaagaagaacaagaaaggGAAGAACAAGCAGAAGGTTAATGAACTTAATCTGCCCAATCCTCCACCAGGCGATCTTCCACCAGGTGATCTTCCACCAAATGATCCTCCACCAAGCGATGGACAAAAATCTTTCCAGCCCAATATTGTCGATGGAAGTGACGACGGTGATGATACCGTAGACGTTACTGTTGGACATGAATGGATTGCCAGCGTTGAGATGGCAAGGCAAGCGGTTGAGATTTTACGCCAGCGCTTGAATGGATTGGACAGAAACTTCAAATACCTTGAAGAGCACGCTCTTGAGGAAGTTGAAGACATCCGGAAAGAGTTGGAGGTACGCAAGCGGACTGAATTAGCGATGAAGGAAACCATTACTTCCTTGGAGTTCAGGTTCTTGGATGCCCTTGGGACGATAGAGACACTGAAGAACAAGGTAGAGACTCTCGAAGAAGAGAGGGAGGTTGGTGCATCAACAGCACTTGGCCAGGAAAGGGAGACCAGAGTCGAGGTTCCCAAGCCACCAATATTCAAAGGTGTCCGCGACGCCTTAGAGGTGGGAAATTTCCTATGGCACTTGGAGAATTATTTCAAGTGTAATCAGGTCAGGAGCGATGCAAACAAGATCAACACTGCCGTGTTGTATCTTTCCGACGTAGCCATGTTATGGTGGAAATGCAAAGATGCCGAGATTAAGAGGGGCACACGCACCATCAACACATGGGAACAATTCCTTGAGGAATTCAAGAAAGCTTTCTTCCCCAACAATGCTGTTTATGAAATGAAACGCAAACTCCGGGAGTTGAAGCAGACGGGAAGTATTAGGGCATATGTGAAAGAGTTCACAATCTTGACCCTTCAAATTCCCCAACTCACGGAAGATGACATGCCGTTCACCTTCATGGACGGGTTGCAGAATTGGGCAAGGACGGAGTTAGAGCGGCGTCAAGTAAAAACCATTGATGAAGCCATCACTCAAGCCGAGACCTTGACAGATTTCAAACATGATAGTTTGGACAAGGCGAAGGGCAAGGAGGCAAGGGGCAGTCAAGCTAAAGGTGGGGGAGATCGTGGCAGAGGCAGAGAACAGTCGGCACAACCCAAACAGCATGACACGCCCCAACCGGATGGCAGACGGTTTGAACGCCAGAAGGACTCGGAGAAGAGGACGCAGTCCAGCAAAGGAGACGGGTGCTACATATGTGGCGGACCACACGGTTACGCCAGGTGCCCAGAGATGAAGAGCCTTGGTGCCATCGTCCGTGAGCGGAAGGAAAAGGAGGCACAAGACAAGGCGAAACCGGCAGACACCACTCAGTTGGGCATGGTTGGAATCTGTGGAGCCATAGCCAAACAGGCCGACAAGCCAGGGGATTTCAGTACGCAGTACGTGGACATCTCCGTCAATGGGCAACAAGTTCGGGCCATGGTGGATTTCGGGGCTGAAGCCAACATCATGACCAAAGCGGCGTCAGAAAAATTGGGACTGAAAATTGTTCCAAGCAACAATCGCCTCAAGACGGTCAACGCCCCACCAACTCCCGTACGTGGAGTCGCTCATGGGGTCAGCATCACTTTAGGAAGGTGGAGAGGTAAGACAAATTTTACCGTAGCTCCTTTGGACATATCCGATGTTATTCTTGGACAGGAATTCTTTCAGCGTTGCCACACGATGATTGATCCCTACCTTCAACAACTCATGGTGATAGAAGGGGAAGGGTCTTGTATGGTGCCTCTTGTTAAGGTTCCAAAGAAAGATGGATATGCCCAATTACCGGCCATGCAGATTGTGAAGGGCCTGAAGGAAGGAGCACCAACCTTCTTAGCCACCATTGCAAGTTCGGGTGAAGACCATGGTGCTATGGAGCCATTGCCACCTATCATAGAAACTGTTTTGGAGGAAAACAGTGATGTGATGCCGGAGGAGCTGCCGAAAACTCTACCTCCAAGGCGCGAGGTAGACCACATGATCGAGTTGGAGGCGGGAGCCAAGCCACCTGCGCTTGCACCTTATCGCATGGCTCCGCCTGAATTGGAGGAACTGAGGAAGCAGTTGAAAGAGCTCCTCGAAGCAGGTCACATTCGTCCATCCAAGGCACCCTATGGGGCGCCGGTGCTATTCCAGAAGAAGAAAGACGGGTCGATGCGCCTATGCATTAACTATAGGGCGCTCAACAAGATCACAATCAGGAACAAGTATCCAATCCCGATGATCGCAGATTTGTTTGATCGTCTTGGAGAGGCCAAGTACTTCACCAAGATGGATCTCCGGAAAGGCTACTATCAAGTGCGCATCGCAGAGGGGGATGAACCAAAGACAGCATGCGTAACCAGGTACGGAGCATTCGAATGGTTGGTGATGCCCTTCGGCTTAACCAACGCACCTGCCGTCTTTTGCACGCTGATGAACGAGATTCTACATCCCTACTTGGACCAGTTCGTAGTAGTGTACTTAGATGACATAGTTGTCTACAGTAGCACTTTGCAGGAACATGTGGAGCACTTGAAGAAAGTCTTCAAAGTCTTGCGGGAGAATCAGCTTTATGTCAAGCGGGAGAAGTGCGAGTTTGCCCAACCCAAGATACACTTCTTGGGCCATGTGATCAGCCAAGGCGAACTTCGGATGGATGAGGCAAAGGTAAAGGCAATCCAAGATTGGGAAGCGCCTACGAAGGTGACCGAGCTACGTTCATTTCTTGGATTTGCTAATTATTATCGCAGGTTCATTAGCGGATACTCCGCTATAGCCGCCCCACTGACCGAGCTGCTGAAGAAGAACAGGCCATGGGAGTGGAGCGAGGAGTGCCAAGGAGCATTTGAAGGTCTTAAGGCTGCGGTTATTGAAGAACCAGTCTTGATGCTGCCCGATTTTACAAAGACCTTCGAGATCCATACGGATGCTTCTGATTTTGCCATTGGGGGAGTCTTGATGCAGGAGAAACACCCCATAGCATTTGAAAGCCGGAAGTTAAATGAAGCTGAACGACGATACAGTGTGCAGGAGAAGGAGATGACGGCTATTGTGCATTGTCTACGCacatggagacactatctactAGGCTCTAAATTTGTAGTAAAAACTGACAACGTTGCCACTAGCTATTTTCAGTCGCAGAAGAAGATAACACCAAAGCAGGCTCGTTGGCAGGATTTCTTAGCAGAATTTGACTACAACTTGGAATACAAACCAGGAAGGGGCAATGTAGTAGCCGATGCATTGAGCAGGAAATTTGATCTAGCGGCCATCTCCTCAGCTCGCAGTGAATTCCAAGGCGCAATCAAAGATGGTATGCAACGTGATCCGGAGGCCAAGAAGATACTGCAACTGGCTGCCCAAGGCAAAACCAAGCGGTTTTGGGTAGAAGACGGATTCTTGCTTACCACTGGCCGAAGAGTTTATGTACCCAAGTTCTGA